A single genomic interval of Gallus gallus isolate bGalGal1 chromosome 10, bGalGal1.mat.broiler.GRCg7b, whole genome shotgun sequence harbors:
- the PAQR5 gene encoding membrane progestin receptor gamma has protein sequence MLSLKLPRLLSIHQVPKGYQEQGILCGYRPPRISAADCVLSAFQMTNETLNIWTHFLPAWYFVWMLVGRLWGPGGRDPPAWPLLAYLLSCCIYPLASSCAHTFSPMSARARHVCYFFDYAALSMYSLGSALAYSAYVFPEEWVGSIFHCCYVPVAVLNTVLSTSLACYSRFLELERPWLSKASRTLAFVYPYLFDSIPLFYRFYVCAARSCADPTVAAHYRHTAFAFLTCFIFATHLPERLAPGHFDYIGHSHQVFHVCGILGTHFQLEAILMDMSERQARLPATSLLQALAPMGTCMAVGLAVIAHCSAQLCRAPEPSHREKLHGQ, from the exons ATGCTGAGCCTGAAGCTGCCCCGACTGCTCAGCATCCACCAAGTGCCTAAG GGGTACCAGGAGCAGGGCATCCTCTGTGGGTACCGCCCCCCGAGGATCTCAGCAGCCGACTGCGTCCTCAGTGCCTTCCAGATGACCAACGAAACGCTCAACATCTGGACCCACTTCCTCCCTGCATG GTACTTCGTGTGGATGCTggtggggcggctgtgggggcCGGGGGGCCGGGACCCCCCCGCCTGGCCGCTGCTCGCCtacctgctgagctgctgcatctACCCACTGGCCTCCAGCTGCGCCCACACCTTCAGCCCCATGTCGGCTCGTGCCCGGCACGTCTGCTACTTCTTCGACTACGCGGCGCTCAGCATGTACAGCTTGG GTTCAGCCCTGGCGTATTCAGCATACGTTTTCCCAGAAGAATGGGTTGGTAGCATCTTCCACTGCTGCTACGTCCCTGTTGCAGTGCTCAACACGGTGCTGAGCACCAGCCTGGCCTGCTACTCCAG GTTCCTGGAGCTGGAGCGGCCGTGGCTCAGCAAGGCGTCCCGCACACTGGCCTTCGTGTACCCGTACCTCTTCGACAGCATCCCGCTCTTCTACAGG TTCTATGTGTGCGCGGCGCGGAGCTGTGCGGATCCCACGGTGGCTGCCCACTACAGGCACACGGCCTTCGCCTTCCTCACCTGCTTCATCTTCGCCACCCACCTCCCCGAGAGGCTCGCGCCGGGGCACTTCGACTACATCG GGCACAGCCACCAGGTGTTCCACGTCTGCGGCATCCTGGGCACGCACTTCCAGCTGGAAGCCATCCTGATGGACATGAGCGAGAGGCAGGCACGGCTCCCAGCCACGTCGCTGCTGCAGGCGCTGGCACCCATGGGCACGTGCATGGCCGTTGGGTTGGCGGTCATTGCGCAttgctctgcacagctctgccggGCACCAGAGCCCTCGCACAGGGAGAAGCTGCATGGGCAGTAG
- the GLCE gene encoding D-glucuronyl C5-epimerase isoform X5: protein MVFSSGCSKPSRPHQWYSLGTRSNEICVPLSTQWGPQGYFYPIQIAQYGLSHYSKNLTEKPPHIEVYETAEEKDRGSRAAEWTVPKGCSLSTVPDKAKFTSVKHFVAPENTEGVSLQLGNARDFIISFDLKLVTNGSISVVLETTEKNQLFTVHYVSNTQLIAFRERDIYYGIGARTSWSTITRDLVTDLRKGVGLSNTKAVKQTRIMPKKVVRLIAKGRGFLDNVTISATAHMAAFFAASNWLVRNQDERGGWPIMVTRKLGEGFRSLDPGWYSAMAQGQAISTLVRAYLLTKEHAFLSSALRATAPYKLPSEQHGVKAVFMNRHDWYEEYPTSPSSFVLNGFMYSLIGLYDLKETAGEKLGKEARLLYERGMESLKAMLPLYDTGSGTIYDLRHFMLGTAPNLARWDYHTTHINQLQLLSTIDEAPIFKEFVRRWKSYLRGGRAKHN from the exons ATGGTTTTCTCTTCAGGCTGCAGTAAACCATCACGTCCCCATCAATGGTATTCATTAGGAACGAGAAGCAACGAAATAT GTGTGCCCTTATCCACCCAGTGGGGACCTCAGGGCTACTTCTATCCCATCCAGATCGCACAGTACGGGTTGAGTCACTACAGCAAAAACCTGACCGAGAAGCCCCCGCACATCGAGGTGTACGAAACGGCCGAGGAGAAGGAcaggggcagcagggctgctgagtGGACGGTGCCCAAAGGCTGCTCCCTTTCCACGGTGCCCGATAAAGCCAAGTTCACCAGTGTTAAACACTTTGTTGCTCCAG agaaCACCGAGGGGGTTTCCCTGCAGCTTGGCAACGCCAGagatttcattatttctttcgATCTCAAGCTCGTAACCAACGGGAGCATTTCTGTGGTGCTGGAGACCACGGAGAAGAACCAGCTCTTCACCGTGCACTACGTCTCCAACACGCAGCTCATCGCCTTCAGGGAGCGCGACATCTACTACGGCATCGGGGCCCGCACCAGCTGGAGCACCATCACACGGGACCTGGTGACCGACCTGCGCAAGGGCGTGGGGCTGTCCAACACCAAGGCCGTCAAGCAGACCAGGATAATGCCGAAGAAAGTGGTGAGGCTGATTGCAAAGGGGAGGGGATTCCTCGACAACGTCACCATATCGGCCACCGCGCACATGGCGGCTTTCTTCGCGGCGAGCAACTGGCTGGTGAGGAACCAGGACGAGCGGGGCGGCTGGCCCATCATGGTGACCAGGAAGCTGGGGGAAGGCTTCAGGTCGTTGGACCCGGGCTGGTACTCGGCCATGGCGCAGGGCCAGGCCATCTCCACGCTGGTGCGGGCCTACCTGCTGACCAAGGAGCACGCCTTCCTCAGCTCCGCGCTGCGGGCCACTGCGCCCTACAAGCTGCCATCAGAGCAGCACGGGGTGAAGGCTGTGTTCATGAACAGGCACGACTGGTACGAGGAGTACCCCACCTCGCCCAGCTCCTTTGTGCTCAACGGCTTCATGTACTCACTCATTGGGCTCTACGACCTGAAGGAGACAGCGGGGGAGAAGCTGGGCAAGGAGGCGCGGCTGCTGTATGAGCGTGGCATGGAGTCCCTGAAGGCCATGCTGCCTCTCTACGACACCGGCTCCGGGACCATCTATGACCTGCGGCACTTCATGCTGGGCACCGCTCCCAACCTGGCACGCTGGGACTACCACACCACCCACATCaaccagctccagctgctcagcaccatcGACGAGGCCCCGATTTTCAAGGAGTTTGTCAGGAGGTGGAAGAGCTACCTGCGGGGCGGCAGGGCAAAGCACAACTAG
- the GLCE gene encoding D-glucuronyl C5-epimerase isoform X4 — translation MSFEGYNVEVRDRVKCISGVEGCSKPSRPHQWYSLGTRSNEICVPLSTQWGPQGYFYPIQIAQYGLSHYSKNLTEKPPHIEVYETAEEKDRGSRAAEWTVPKGCSLSTVPDKAKFTSVKHFVAPENTEGVSLQLGNARDFIISFDLKLVTNGSISVVLETTEKNQLFTVHYVSNTQLIAFRERDIYYGIGARTSWSTITRDLVTDLRKGVGLSNTKAVKQTRIMPKKVVRLIAKGRGFLDNVTISATAHMAAFFAASNWLVRNQDERGGWPIMVTRKLGEGFRSLDPGWYSAMAQGQAISTLVRAYLLTKEHAFLSSALRATAPYKLPSEQHGVKAVFMNRHDWYEEYPTSPSSFVLNGFMYSLIGLYDLKETAGEKLGKEARLLYERGMESLKAMLPLYDTGSGTIYDLRHFMLGTAPNLARWDYHTTHINQLQLLSTIDEAPIFKEFVRRWKSYLRGGRAKHN, via the exons ATGTCCTTCGAGGGCTACAACGTAGAGGTTCGAGACAGAGTGAAGTGCATAAGTGGTGTTGAAG GCTGCAGTAAACCATCACGTCCCCATCAATGGTATTCATTAGGAACGAGAAGCAACGAAATAT GTGTGCCCTTATCCACCCAGTGGGGACCTCAGGGCTACTTCTATCCCATCCAGATCGCACAGTACGGGTTGAGTCACTACAGCAAAAACCTGACCGAGAAGCCCCCGCACATCGAGGTGTACGAAACGGCCGAGGAGAAGGAcaggggcagcagggctgctgagtGGACGGTGCCCAAAGGCTGCTCCCTTTCCACGGTGCCCGATAAAGCCAAGTTCACCAGTGTTAAACACTTTGTTGCTCCAG agaaCACCGAGGGGGTTTCCCTGCAGCTTGGCAACGCCAGagatttcattatttctttcgATCTCAAGCTCGTAACCAACGGGAGCATTTCTGTGGTGCTGGAGACCACGGAGAAGAACCAGCTCTTCACCGTGCACTACGTCTCCAACACGCAGCTCATCGCCTTCAGGGAGCGCGACATCTACTACGGCATCGGGGCCCGCACCAGCTGGAGCACCATCACACGGGACCTGGTGACCGACCTGCGCAAGGGCGTGGGGCTGTCCAACACCAAGGCCGTCAAGCAGACCAGGATAATGCCGAAGAAAGTGGTGAGGCTGATTGCAAAGGGGAGGGGATTCCTCGACAACGTCACCATATCGGCCACCGCGCACATGGCGGCTTTCTTCGCGGCGAGCAACTGGCTGGTGAGGAACCAGGACGAGCGGGGCGGCTGGCCCATCATGGTGACCAGGAAGCTGGGGGAAGGCTTCAGGTCGTTGGACCCGGGCTGGTACTCGGCCATGGCGCAGGGCCAGGCCATCTCCACGCTGGTGCGGGCCTACCTGCTGACCAAGGAGCACGCCTTCCTCAGCTCCGCGCTGCGGGCCACTGCGCCCTACAAGCTGCCATCAGAGCAGCACGGGGTGAAGGCTGTGTTCATGAACAGGCACGACTGGTACGAGGAGTACCCCACCTCGCCCAGCTCCTTTGTGCTCAACGGCTTCATGTACTCACTCATTGGGCTCTACGACCTGAAGGAGACAGCGGGGGAGAAGCTGGGCAAGGAGGCGCGGCTGCTGTATGAGCGTGGCATGGAGTCCCTGAAGGCCATGCTGCCTCTCTACGACACCGGCTCCGGGACCATCTATGACCTGCGGCACTTCATGCTGGGCACCGCTCCCAACCTGGCACGCTGGGACTACCACACCACCCACATCaaccagctccagctgctcagcaccatcGACGAGGCCCCGATTTTCAAGGAGTTTGTCAGGAGGTGGAAGAGCTACCTGCGGGGCGGCAGGGCAAAGCACAACTAG
- the GLCE gene encoding D-glucuronyl C5-epimerase isoform X6 has protein sequence MSFEGYNVEVRDRVKCISGVEGVPLSTQWGPQGYFYPIQIAQYGLSHYSKNLTEKPPHIEVYETAEEKDRGSRAAEWTVPKGCSLSTVPDKAKFTSVKHFVAPENTEGVSLQLGNARDFIISFDLKLVTNGSISVVLETTEKNQLFTVHYVSNTQLIAFRERDIYYGIGARTSWSTITRDLVTDLRKGVGLSNTKAVKQTRIMPKKVVRLIAKGRGFLDNVTISATAHMAAFFAASNWLVRNQDERGGWPIMVTRKLGEGFRSLDPGWYSAMAQGQAISTLVRAYLLTKEHAFLSSALRATAPYKLPSEQHGVKAVFMNRHDWYEEYPTSPSSFVLNGFMYSLIGLYDLKETAGEKLGKEARLLYERGMESLKAMLPLYDTGSGTIYDLRHFMLGTAPNLARWDYHTTHINQLQLLSTIDEAPIFKEFVRRWKSYLRGGRAKHN, from the exons ATGTCCTTCGAGGGCTACAACGTAGAGGTTCGAGACAGAGTGAAGTGCATAAGTGGTGTTGAAG GTGTGCCCTTATCCACCCAGTGGGGACCTCAGGGCTACTTCTATCCCATCCAGATCGCACAGTACGGGTTGAGTCACTACAGCAAAAACCTGACCGAGAAGCCCCCGCACATCGAGGTGTACGAAACGGCCGAGGAGAAGGAcaggggcagcagggctgctgagtGGACGGTGCCCAAAGGCTGCTCCCTTTCCACGGTGCCCGATAAAGCCAAGTTCACCAGTGTTAAACACTTTGTTGCTCCAG agaaCACCGAGGGGGTTTCCCTGCAGCTTGGCAACGCCAGagatttcattatttctttcgATCTCAAGCTCGTAACCAACGGGAGCATTTCTGTGGTGCTGGAGACCACGGAGAAGAACCAGCTCTTCACCGTGCACTACGTCTCCAACACGCAGCTCATCGCCTTCAGGGAGCGCGACATCTACTACGGCATCGGGGCCCGCACCAGCTGGAGCACCATCACACGGGACCTGGTGACCGACCTGCGCAAGGGCGTGGGGCTGTCCAACACCAAGGCCGTCAAGCAGACCAGGATAATGCCGAAGAAAGTGGTGAGGCTGATTGCAAAGGGGAGGGGATTCCTCGACAACGTCACCATATCGGCCACCGCGCACATGGCGGCTTTCTTCGCGGCGAGCAACTGGCTGGTGAGGAACCAGGACGAGCGGGGCGGCTGGCCCATCATGGTGACCAGGAAGCTGGGGGAAGGCTTCAGGTCGTTGGACCCGGGCTGGTACTCGGCCATGGCGCAGGGCCAGGCCATCTCCACGCTGGTGCGGGCCTACCTGCTGACCAAGGAGCACGCCTTCCTCAGCTCCGCGCTGCGGGCCACTGCGCCCTACAAGCTGCCATCAGAGCAGCACGGGGTGAAGGCTGTGTTCATGAACAGGCACGACTGGTACGAGGAGTACCCCACCTCGCCCAGCTCCTTTGTGCTCAACGGCTTCATGTACTCACTCATTGGGCTCTACGACCTGAAGGAGACAGCGGGGGAGAAGCTGGGCAAGGAGGCGCGGCTGCTGTATGAGCGTGGCATGGAGTCCCTGAAGGCCATGCTGCCTCTCTACGACACCGGCTCCGGGACCATCTATGACCTGCGGCACTTCATGCTGGGCACCGCTCCCAACCTGGCACGCTGGGACTACCACACCACCCACATCaaccagctccagctgctcagcaccatcGACGAGGCCCCGATTTTCAAGGAGTTTGTCAGGAGGTGGAAGAGCTACCTGCGGGGCGGCAGGGCAAAGCACAACTAG